A region of uncultured Draconibacterium sp. DNA encodes the following proteins:
- the hisA gene encoding 1-(5-phosphoribosyl)-5-[(5-phosphoribosylamino)methylideneamino]imidazole-4-carboxamide isomerase, with the protein MTKKIEIIPAIDLIDAKCVRLSQGDYNQKTVYNENPLEVAKMFENAGITRLHLVDLDGAKAKHIVNYKVLETIAGKTNLVIDFGGGLKSDEDLEIAFNSGAAMVTGGSIAVKEKDTFLSWLEKFGCEKIILGADAKDGNIAVSGWLETTELGVIDFISEFHKQGISKVISTDISRDGMLSGPSFELYADIMKTLPKVEIIASGGIATMDDILKLDEMGVPGVITGKAIYENRITLKEIEKFIS; encoded by the coding sequence ATGACTAAAAAAATAGAAATAATACCTGCCATCGACCTCATTGACGCTAAATGTGTGCGACTTTCTCAGGGCGATTACAACCAAAAAACGGTATACAACGAGAACCCGTTGGAGGTGGCCAAAATGTTCGAGAATGCAGGAATCACACGTTTACACCTTGTTGACCTGGATGGAGCAAAAGCCAAGCACATCGTAAATTACAAGGTACTGGAAACCATTGCCGGAAAAACAAATTTGGTGATTGACTTTGGCGGCGGATTAAAATCGGATGAAGATTTGGAAATTGCGTTCAACTCAGGTGCAGCAATGGTTACCGGCGGTAGTATCGCAGTAAAAGAGAAAGATACTTTTCTGAGCTGGCTGGAAAAATTCGGTTGCGAAAAAATCATTCTGGGTGCCGATGCAAAAGACGGCAATATTGCAGTAAGCGGCTGGCTGGAAACCACCGAATTAGGTGTTATCGATTTTATTTCAGAATTCCACAAACAGGGAATCAGCAAAGTAATTTCAACAGATATCAGCCGCGACGGAATGTTAAGCGGCCCTTCTTTTGAATTATACGCTGACATTATGAAAACACTGCCGAAAGTGGAAATTATTGCCAGTGGCGGAATTGCCACCATGGACGACATATTAAAATTAGATGAAATGGGCGTTCCGGGAGTAATTACCGGAAAAGCCATTTATGAAAATCGCATAACTTTGAAAGAAATAGAGAAGTTCATTTCATAA
- the hisIE gene encoding bifunctional phosphoribosyl-AMP cyclohydrolase/phosphoribosyl-ATP diphosphatase HisIE: MRQLTDISKIDFNKMDGLIPAIIQDAETQNVLMLGFMNEDALAKTQELGKVTFFSRTKNRLWTKGEESGNFLDVVSMAIDCDNDTLLIKVNPVGPVCHKGDDTCFEESNAGNDIQFLSYLQDFIDKRKAEMPEGSYTTSLFQRGTRKITQKVGEEAVETIIGAMANDDENFMYEAGDLLYHLIVLLTHKGYRIEDVVRELKKRHK; encoded by the coding sequence ATGAGACAGCTAACAGATATTTCAAAAATCGATTTCAATAAAATGGACGGGTTAATTCCGGCAATCATTCAGGATGCAGAAACGCAAAATGTTTTGATGCTTGGTTTTATGAACGAAGATGCATTGGCCAAAACACAGGAGCTAGGCAAAGTTACCTTTTTTAGCCGCACCAAAAACCGCTTGTGGACCAAAGGCGAGGAATCGGGAAATTTTCTGGATGTTGTTTCGATGGCCATTGATTGCGACAACGACACACTGCTTATTAAAGTAAATCCGGTTGGACCGGTTTGCCACAAAGGCGACGATACTTGCTTTGAAGAATCAAACGCAGGCAACGACATTCAATTTCTTAGCTACCTGCAGGATTTTATCGACAAACGCAAAGCCGAAATGCCGGAAGGTTCGTACACAACTTCTTTATTTCAAAGAGGAACACGAAAAATTACGCAAAAAGTTGGTGAAGAAGCTGTTGAAACTATTATTGGAGCTATGGCAAACGATGATGAGAACTTCATGTACGAAGCCGGCGATTTGCTTTATCACTTAATTGTGTTGCTTACTCATAAAGGTTACCGAATTGAAGACGTGGTTCGTGAACTCAAGAAAAGACACAAGTAA
- the proB gene encoding glutamate 5-kinase translates to MQTRYKKITVKVGSNVLAKADGTLNVARIAHLVDQIAHLQKNGVEVVLVSSGAVAAGRAVMKETKKSDAVSQRQLWAALGQVKLISRYSDFFHEEGLTCAQVLTTKENFSSRAHYLNMKNCITTLLENKVIPIVNENDTISVTELMFTDNDELSGLIASMVNSEALIILSNIDGVYTAHPDSEGAELIERIQVTDKGPQDAISAERSDFGRGGMLTKFRIAKKVAGDGIGVHVANGTRTNILIDLLDKSKNLKHTFFVPNEKPSSGVKKWIGYSDGFAKGQVQINEGARKALLSDKAVSLLPVGIEKIESEFKKGDLIKITGINGEFVGMGKASYGSEKIEKEKQSDKQKPVIHYDYLYVEYKTNETLI, encoded by the coding sequence GTGGCGCGCATTGCCCACCTGGTAGACCAAATTGCTCATTTGCAAAAAAATGGCGTTGAGGTGGTTTTGGTCTCTTCGGGGGCAGTTGCTGCAGGCCGCGCTGTAATGAAAGAAACAAAAAAGTCGGACGCCGTATCGCAACGACAGTTATGGGCTGCACTGGGTCAGGTAAAGTTAATTTCGCGTTATTCTGATTTTTTCCACGAAGAGGGGCTTACCTGTGCGCAGGTACTCACTACCAAGGAAAATTTCTCGAGCCGCGCGCATTACCTGAACATGAAAAACTGCATCACCACTTTGCTTGAGAACAAGGTGATTCCGATTGTAAATGAAAATGATACCATTTCGGTAACCGAATTAATGTTTACTGATAACGACGAACTTTCCGGACTGATTGCTTCGATGGTAAATTCCGAAGCACTGATCATTCTCAGCAATATCGACGGAGTTTACACCGCACATCCCGACAGCGAGGGAGCCGAACTGATTGAGCGTATTCAGGTAACAGACAAAGGCCCGCAGGATGCCATCTCGGCAGAACGATCAGATTTTGGCCGCGGCGGAATGCTTACCAAATTCCGCATTGCCAAAAAAGTGGCCGGCGATGGAATTGGTGTTCACGTAGCAAACGGAACGCGCACCAATATTCTTATCGATCTGCTTGACAAATCGAAAAACCTAAAACACACTTTTTTCGTACCTAACGAGAAACCATCAAGCGGCGTAAAAAAATGGATCGGCTATTCTGATGGTTTTGCAAAGGGACAGGTACAAATTAACGAAGGAGCAAGAAAAGCACTGCTTTCCGATAAGGCCGTTAGCTTGCTTCCGGTGGGGATTGAGAAAATTGAAAGCGAATTCAAAAAAGGAGATTTAATTAAAATAACTGGCATAAACGGTGAGTTTGTCGGTATGGGGAAAGCCTCGTACGGCTCCGAGAAAATTGAAAAGGAGAAACAATCCGACAAACAAAAACCGGTCATCCATTACGATTATTTATATGTAGAATATAAAACGAACGAAACATTGATATAG
- a CDS encoding glutamate-5-semialdehyde dehydrogenase — protein sequence MKIEQQLKKTLDASRKLNLVNDDQVKKILLELANEARAKTEFILTENQKDLDRMDPQDPKYDRLKLSEERIKGIASDMENVARLDSPVGKTLKETVRENGLKIKKVTVPFGVIGIIYEARPNVTFDVFALCLKSGNACVLKGGSDAIYSNQAIVSIIRDVLKKFDFDENTVTLLPAGREETNEMLRARGYIDLIIPRGSQGLINFVRENATIPVIETGAGICHTYFDEFGDAEKGLEIIFNAKTRRCSVCNALDCLVIHENRLNELNDFAKKLSEEQVVIYADEKAYKQIEPIYPKELLFEATEESFGTEFLSMKMSIKTVASFNEALEHINTYTSKHSEAIITENQERIEKFRKMVDASSVYSNASTAFTDGAQFGLGAEIGISTQKLHARGPMALEELTSYKWIIEGNGQVRPK from the coding sequence ATGAAAATAGAACAACAGCTAAAAAAAACGCTTGATGCATCGCGCAAATTAAATCTGGTGAATGACGACCAGGTGAAAAAAATATTGCTGGAGCTGGCAAACGAAGCGAGGGCAAAAACAGAGTTTATTCTTACTGAGAATCAAAAAGACCTGGATCGTATGGATCCGCAAGATCCAAAATACGACCGACTGAAATTATCGGAAGAAAGAATAAAAGGCATTGCTTCCGACATGGAAAACGTTGCCCGCCTTGATAGTCCGGTTGGAAAAACCTTAAAGGAAACGGTTCGTGAAAATGGGCTGAAAATCAAAAAAGTCACCGTTCCGTTTGGTGTAATTGGGATAATTTATGAAGCCCGCCCAAACGTAACCTTCGATGTTTTTGCCTTGTGCCTGAAATCGGGTAACGCCTGTGTTTTAAAAGGTGGCAGCGATGCCATATACTCCAATCAGGCCATTGTTTCTATCATACGCGATGTGCTAAAAAAATTCGATTTCGACGAAAATACAGTAACATTACTTCCTGCCGGGCGCGAGGAAACCAACGAAATGTTGCGCGCTCGCGGATATATCGATTTGATTATTCCACGCGGTAGTCAGGGACTGATAAACTTTGTACGCGAAAATGCCACCATTCCGGTAATTGAAACCGGTGCAGGTATATGCCACACTTATTTCGATGAATTTGGCGATGCCGAAAAAGGCCTCGAAATTATTTTCAACGCCAAAACCCGCCGTTGCTCAGTTTGTAATGCACTGGATTGTTTGGTAATTCACGAAAACCGATTGAATGAACTAAACGATTTTGCCAAAAAACTTTCGGAAGAACAGGTGGTAATTTATGCCGATGAAAAAGCTTACAAACAAATAGAACCGATTTACCCAAAAGAGCTGTTATTTGAGGCCACTGAAGAATCATTCGGAACAGAATTTTTATCGATGAAAATGTCGATAAAAACAGTTGCTTCTTTCAACGAAGCTTTGGAACATATTAATACATATACTTCAAAACACAGCGAGGCGATCATTACTGAGAACCAGGAGCGAATTGAGAAATTCCGGAAAATGGTAGATGCATCATCCGTTTATTCCAACGCCTCAACTGCTTTTACCGACGGAGCACAATTCGGACTTGGAGCTGAGATTGGCATCAGCACACAAAAATTACACGCCCGCGGGCCAATGGCACTGGAAGAATTGACCAGCTACAAATGGATAATCGAAGGAAACGGACAAGTACGTCCAAAGTAA
- the hisF gene encoding imidazole glycerol phosphate synthase subunit HisF, which translates to MLAKRIIPCLDIRNGQTVKGINFVDIKEVGDPVELGAKYAADGADELCFLDITATHEGRKTFVELVKRIAAHINIPFTVGGGISELSDAEKLLAAGADKISINSSAVRNPKLIDDLALNFGSQFVVVAIDARGDENEHWTVTVNGGRIPTDKELFSWAKEAEDRGAGEILFTSMNHDGTKNGFANKELSKMADMLKIPIIASGGAGTEEHFVDVFTKGKADAGLAASIFHYNEIPIPVLKKYLKDKGIVVR; encoded by the coding sequence ATGCTTGCAAAACGAATAATACCATGCCTCGATATCCGTAACGGACAAACCGTTAAGGGAATCAATTTTGTCGACATTAAAGAAGTAGGCGACCCTGTGGAGCTGGGCGCAAAATATGCTGCCGACGGTGCCGACGAACTGTGTTTCCTGGATATTACAGCAACCCACGAAGGCAGAAAAACTTTTGTTGAGCTGGTAAAACGAATTGCAGCCCATATCAACATTCCGTTTACTGTTGGAGGTGGAATCAGCGAATTAAGCGATGCTGAAAAACTTTTGGCTGCAGGCGCCGATAAAATCTCCATCAACTCATCGGCGGTTCGTAATCCTAAACTAATCGACGACCTGGCGCTGAATTTTGGAAGCCAGTTTGTAGTGGTTGCCATCGATGCACGCGGCGATGAGAACGAGCACTGGACAGTTACCGTAAACGGCGGTCGCATTCCTACCGACAAAGAACTGTTTTCGTGGGCAAAAGAAGCCGAAGACCGTGGTGCCGGAGAGATACTTTTTACTTCGATGAACCACGACGGAACAAAAAATGGATTCGCCAATAAAGAGCTTTCGAAGATGGCCGATATGCTGAAGATTCCGATCATTGCATCGGGCGGCGCGGGTACCGAAGAGCATTTTGTTGATGTTTTTACAAAAGGCAAAGCCGACGCCGGACTGGCAGCCAGTATATTTCATTACAACGAAATTCCAATTCCGGTTCTTAAGAAATACTTAAAAGACAAAGGCATTGTAGTTCGATAG
- a CDS encoding N-acetylornithine carbamoyltransferase, with the protein MKKFTSVKDIPSIEKALATAFEVKNNKFGFQHLGKNKTMVLVFFNSSLRTRLSTQKAAMNMGMNTMVMNVNEDSWQLESEMGVVMDGKNAEHLREAIPVIGKYCDVIGVRAFAKFEKREDDYAEKILSQFVEYAGVPVVSMEAATRHPLQSFADLVTIEEHKKVEKPKVVLTWAPHPRALPQAVANSFVEWMRETNYELVVTHPKGYELAPEFMGDAKVEYDQKKAFEGADFIYAKNWASYTDYGQILSKDMSWTVDEAKMALTNDAKFMHCLPVRRNMVVSDGVIDSPNSIVVEQAYNREVTAQAVLKMILENA; encoded by the coding sequence ATGAAAAAATTCACATCAGTAAAAGATATTCCCAGCATTGAAAAAGCGCTGGCAACTGCATTCGAAGTAAAAAATAACAAATTTGGATTTCAGCACCTTGGAAAAAACAAAACCATGGTTTTGGTATTTTTCAACTCAAGTCTGCGTACGCGTCTCAGTACCCAAAAAGCTGCCATGAACATGGGCATGAACACGATGGTGATGAACGTAAACGAAGACAGCTGGCAACTGGAATCGGAAATGGGCGTGGTTATGGACGGCAAAAATGCCGAACACCTGCGCGAAGCCATCCCGGTAATCGGAAAATATTGCGATGTAATTGGCGTTCGTGCGTTTGCTAAATTCGAAAAACGTGAAGATGATTACGCTGAAAAAATATTAAGCCAGTTTGTTGAATACGCAGGTGTTCCCGTGGTAAGCATGGAAGCCGCAACCCGTCACCCCTTACAAAGTTTTGCCGACCTGGTAACCATTGAAGAACACAAAAAGGTGGAAAAACCCAAAGTAGTTCTTACATGGGCACCACACCCGCGTGCGTTACCACAAGCCGTTGCCAACTCGTTTGTGGAGTGGATGCGCGAAACCAATTACGAACTGGTGGTTACTCACCCGAAAGGATACGAACTGGCTCCGGAATTTATGGGAGATGCTAAAGTAGAGTACGATCAGAAAAAAGCTTTTGAAGGTGCTGATTTTATCTACGCTAAAAACTGGGCTTCATACACCGATTATGGCCAAATCCTATCGAAAGATATGAGCTGGACGGTTGATGAAGCAAAAATGGCGTTAACCAACGATGCCAAATTTATGCATTGTCTTCCGGTACGTCGGAACATGGTGGTAAGCGATGGCGTCATCGACAGCCCGAATTCAATTGTGGTTGAACAAGCATACAACCGCGAAGTTACGGCACAGGCAGTATTGAAAATGATTCTTGAAAATGCTTAA